Proteins co-encoded in one Aspergillus luchuensis IFO 4308 DNA, chromosome 6, nearly complete sequence genomic window:
- a CDS encoding protein transporter YIF1 (BUSCO:EOG09264P74;~COG:S;~EggNog:ENOG410PGDI;~InterPro:IPR005578;~PFAM:PF03878;~TransMembrane:5 (i172-192o204-225i237-255o267-285i321-338o);~go_component: GO:0005789 - endoplasmic reticulum membrane [Evidence IEA];~go_process: GO:0006888 - endoplasmic reticulum to Golgi vesicle-mediated transport [Evidence IEA]), whose product MYRQSFAPPPAQSPPLHHPVPQHVSTVPMMRSPPPPASQQPQTSGYGNPYQPAPAQGGSGTYAPGFGGFINDPTAQMGFQVGKTAMAAGQEYMEQNFNRYVSIPALKHYFNVSNSYVLNKLSLVLFPWRHKPWSRQQARLTTASTGPNGQISQQQYSSMFLPPRDDLNSPDMYIPVMALVTYILLSAMLAGFRGNFHPELLGSITTTAIAVILFEIMCLKLAMYILSINNESQLLDLVAYSGYKFVGIIVTLLTSEILTPGRGTGGWVGWVVFIYTFLANAFFLLRSLKYVLLPDSTSDASMRTGSMHTVARSQRNRRTQFLFIYSYVIQFVFMWVLSREGPMSIASRGGATGSA is encoded by the exons ATGTACCGCCAGTCGTTCGCTCCACCCCCGGCGCagtcccctccccttcaccaTCCTGTGCCTCAGCATGTCTCGACCGTCCCCATGATGCGctcgccgccgcctccggcATCACAGCAGCCTCAGACCTCTGGCTATGGCAACCCATATCAGCCCGCCCCTGCGCAGGGTGGCAGCGGAACATATGCTCCTGGCTTTGGGGGTTTCATCAATGATCCCACCGCGCAGATGGGATTCCAGGTCGGAAAGACCGCCATGGCAGCTGGACAGGAATATATGGAGCAGAAC TTCAATCGCTATGTCTCTATACCAGCTCTCAAGCACTACTTCAACGTCTCCAACTCTTATGTCCTGAACAAATTGTCCCTCGTTCTCTTCCCTTGGCGGCACAAGCCTTGGTCCCGTCAACAGGCACGCCTTACAACAGCTTCAACGGGCCCCAATGGCCAGATATCCCAGCAACAATACTCATCCATGTTCCTGCCTCCGCGTGACGATCTCAACTCCCCAGACATGTACATCCCCGTCATGGCACTGGTCACATACATCCTTCTCTCAGCGATGCTGGCCGGATTCCGCGGTAACTTCCATCCGGAGCTGCTTGGTTCGATCACGACCACAGCTATCGCCGTCATTTTGTTCGAGATAATGTGCTTGAAGCTGGCTATGTACATTCTCAGCATCAACAACGAGTCGCAGCTGCTGGATCTGGTGGCATATTCGGGATACAAGTTTGTCGGCATCATTGTCACTCTGTTGACATCTGAGATCCTCACTCCAGGCCGAGGAACCGGCGGCTGGGTTGGCTGGGTCGTCTTCATTTACACTTTCCTTGCTAATGCCTTCTTCCTG CTCCGTTCCCTGAAATACGTTCTTCTCCCGGACTCTACGAGTGATGCGTCTATGCGCACTGGTTCTATGCATACGGTTGCTCGCTCGCAACGTAACCGTCGCACTCAGTTCCTGTTCATCTACTCCTATGTGATTCAGTTCGTTTTCATGTGGGTGCTGAGTCGGGAGGGGCCGATGTCTATTGCGTCTCGTGGTGGAGCAACTGGTTCAGCGTAG